AAGGAGCGTCCGCACATGCCAGGGTCTCTGACCACGCCGGACCGCCGGGGTGCTCGCATGACGCACCCCGCCGTATCGCCTTCCAGGCACAGAACCCTGTCGGCATCCGGGATCGAGATTCTTACGCGGCTCAATGGCTGGCCTATGCGCTCCCCTGTCAACGCTTCGCCGACAGCCTCACGACCGCCGCCGCATGACTCGGGGCCGGTGTGGGGCGCTACTCCTTCACCGTACAGGACTTTCACCCGCTACTCCTTGCCGGTCTCCCGGCGCTCTCTGCGTCCATCTGTGGCCAAAAAAACCCTTAAAACCGCCCCATCATCCGGCGCACCCGGCGGCCCAGGTACTCGGACAGGATCAGGGCGCCCAGCGACAGGCCGAAGGACAGGGCCACGAGCCGCGCCGCCTCCGCGTCGCCGTCCGGCGTCTGCGTGGCGGTGTAGATCGCCAGCGGCAGGGTCCGGGTCTCGCCTGGGATGTTCGACACGAAGGTGATCGTCGCCCCGAACTCGCCCAGGCTCGCGGCGAAGGCCAGCACGGCGCCGGACAGGATGCCCGGCAGCATCAGCGGCAGGGTGATGGTCAGGAACCGGTCGAGCGGGCCGGCCCCCAGCGTCCGGGCCGCCGCTTCCAGCCCGGTGTCGATCGCCTCGATCGCCTGCCGGATCGCCCGAACCATCAGCGGGAAGGCCATGACACCCGCCGCGACCGACGCGCCGGCGGAGGTGAAGATCAGCCGGATGCCGAAGGTCTCCAGCAACCACGACCCGACCGGCCCGCGCGTTCCCAGCGTTATCAGCAGCAGGTATCCGATCACCACCGGCGGCAGCACCAATGGCATGTGGATGATGCCGTCGAACAGGGACTTCCCCCAGAAATCGGCCCGGGCCAGGATGAAGCCGGCCAGGATCGCGAAGGGCAGCACGGCCAGCGTGCTCCAGGTCGCGACCCACAGGCTGAGGCTGAGCGCCTCGATCTCCAGGGGGGTCAGCATCGGCAGGCCGCCCCTCAACCCTGCGTCGCGGGGGCGGGGGTGAAGCCGTATTTCCGGAACACGTCGAAGGCGTCGGGCGATTTCAGGAAGGCCAGGAACGCGGCGGCGTCCGGCGCCTTGCTGGTGGATGTCCGGGCGACCGGGTAGATGATCGCGGGATAGCTGTCGTCCGGGAAGGCACCGACGATTTCCACGCCCTTGTCCACCTTGGCGTCGGTCTCGTACACGATGCCGTACAGGGCCTCGCCGCGCGACACGAAGGCCAGCGCCGAGCGGACGCTTTCGGCGCGGACCAGCTTCGGCTCGACCTTGTCCCACACGCCCAGATGGGTCAGCGCCGCCTTGGCATACCTGCCGACCGGAACGCTGTTCGGTTCGCCGGTCGCCAGCCGGCTCTCGCCCAGCCGCTGCAGGATCGGGAAATCGCCCTTCGCGATGGTCATCGGGCTGGCGGCTGCCTTGGGAGCGATCAGCACCAGCCGGTTGCCCAGCAGGTTGGCCCGGCTCTCCGGCCTGATCAGGTCACGCTTGGCCAGATAATCCATCCAGTCCAGGTCGGCGGAAATGAAGATGTCGGCAGGGGCCTGCTGCTCGATCTGCTTGGCGAGCGCCGAGCTGGCGGCGAAGGACAGGCCGACCTTGGTGCCCGTCTTCTGTTCATAGAGCTTCGCCACCTCCTCCAGGCTGTCCTTCAGGCTGGCGGCAGCCATCACGAGCGTGTTCCGGGCGTGGGCATCGGGAGCCGCAGCGGCACCGAAAGCCGTCAGGGCGACGGCGAGAACCGCCGCGAGGAAGGTGCGCCGGTTCGGAAAGGCTGCCGAAATCTTCATGTTCGATGCCCTTTCAGAAGAGTTGTATCCAGTCATATACAACGGAAAAACCGCGTCTTGTAAACCGCTTTCCCGTGCCGCCCCGATGCCGCCGCTGTACGATAAGGCCATGATGCCGCCTGAAACCATTCCCGATCCGACCTCCCGCCCGCGCATGCGGGGATTCGCCGCGCGGGCCGGCCTGGAGCAGGCCTGGGCCTGGATCGACGCCCGGTCCTCCGCGCGCGACGCCGAAACGGTCGAAACCCGGGAAGCCGTGGATCGCCACGCCGCGTCCGACATCACCGCCGGATGCGACCTGCCGCCGGCCGACCGGGTCGCGGCGGACGGCTTCGCGGTCCGCGCCGCCGACACCGTGGGCGCGTCCGACTACAACCCGATCCCGCTGGGGCTCTCGTGTCCGCCGGTGGCGGTGTCGGTCGGCGACGCCGTGCCGCCCGGCACCGACGCGGTGGCCGCCGTCGATCAGATCCGTTCCGATTTCGGAATGATCGAGCTGGTGGCTTCCGTCGCCGAGGGCGAAGGAATCGAGCGGCGCGGCGACGATGTCGTGGCCGGAACGATCGTCCTGGCGGCAGGAAGGCGAGTCCGCGCTTCCGACGCCGCCCTGCTGACGGCCCTGGGCATCGACACGGTCGCTGTGGTGCGCCGCCCCGTGGTCCGCATCGTCCCGGTCGGGCGTGACGTTGGAGACGGCGGCGACCTCGACTCGCCGATGCTGGCGGCGCTGGTCGAGCGGGACGGCGGCATCGCCGAGCGCCGCCCCGCCGTGCCCGACGGGTTGGCCGCCCTGCGCGGGGCGCTTGCCGAACCCGGCGCCGACCTGATCCTGGTGGCGGGCGGCAGCGGCCTGGGCGAGACCGACCGGTCCGCCGAGGCGTTGGCCGCCGCCGGGTCGCTGGATATCCACGGCATCGCCCTGCGGCCCGCGGACAGCCTGGCGCTGGGGATGGCCGGCGGCGTGCCGGTCGTGGTCCTGCCCGGCCAGCCGGCCCGCTGCTTCGCGGGGTACGAGGCGGTGGCCGGGCGGGCGGTGCGGCGCATGGCCGGCGGAAACGCCGGCTTTCCGTTTCCGCGGGCAACCCTGGTCACGGCGCGCAAGATCGTCTCGCCCGGGGGCTGGAGCGACTTCTGCCGGGTCCGCCTGGCGGGGGATGGCCGCGTCGAGCCGATCGGGTCCGGCGGCCTCGCCAGCCTGTCGTCGGTCGCCCGCGCCGACGGCTTCGTGCTGGTGCCGGCCGACCGCGAAGGGTACCCGGCCGGCAGCGCCGTGACCGTCCACCTGTTCGACCTCCCTGCCGGGGACTGACCGGGGCCATGGCGGCGACGTTCCTGCTCTACGCCGGCGCGGCGCTGGCCGAGATCGCGGGCTGCTTCTCCTTCTGGGCCTCGGCGCGGCTCGGCAAGCCCGCCCTCTGGCTGTTGCCGGGGATGGCCAGCCTTGCCGCCTTCGCCTGGATCCTGACCCGGATCGACGCCGACTTCGCCGGCCGTGCCTATGCCGCCTATGGTGGGGTATATATCGCGGCGTCGCTGGGCTGGCTGTGGGCGGTGGAGGGCGCGCGTCCCGACCGCTGGGACCTGGCCGGCACGGCCCTGTGCCTGGCCGGGGCCGCGGTCATCCTGTTCGGCCCCCGGAACGCTTGATCGGAATGTCTTAGGCGATATGCGTGAAGTTGGTTTTCCCCGAGGTGAGTGATGTCTGAGTCAGACCTGCGACGGAAGCTGCGCGCCGCGGCCCGGCAGGAACAGTTCCTTGAGGTGGTCGGCCGGGACGAGGCCGCGGCCCGGTTCCACCGCCACCTGACCCTGGCCCCCGTCGGGTCCGAGACAGTCCCCCTTTCCGGCGCGCTGAACCGGGTGCTGGCCCGCGACGTGGTGGCCGGGGTCG
This Skermanella mucosa DNA region includes the following protein-coding sequences:
- the modB gene encoding molybdate ABC transporter permease subunit; protein product: MLTPLEIEALSLSLWVATWSTLAVLPFAILAGFILARADFWGKSLFDGIIHMPLVLPPVVIGYLLLITLGTRGPVGSWLLETFGIRLIFTSAGASVAAGVMAFPLMVRAIRQAIEAIDTGLEAAARTLGAGPLDRFLTITLPLMLPGILSGAVLAFAASLGEFGATITFVSNIPGETRTLPLAIYTATQTPDGDAEAARLVALSFGLSLGALILSEYLGRRVRRMMGRF
- the modA gene encoding molybdate ABC transporter substrate-binding protein produces the protein MKISAAFPNRRTFLAAVLAVALTAFGAAAAPDAHARNTLVMAAASLKDSLEEVAKLYEQKTGTKVGLSFAASSALAKQIEQQAPADIFISADLDWMDYLAKRDLIRPESRANLLGNRLVLIAPKAAASPMTIAKGDFPILQRLGESRLATGEPNSVPVGRYAKAALTHLGVWDKVEPKLVRAESVRSALAFVSRGEALYGIVYETDAKVDKGVEIVGAFPDDSYPAIIYPVARTSTSKAPDAAAFLAFLKSPDAFDVFRKYGFTPAPATQG
- a CDS encoding molybdopterin molybdotransferase MoeA, translating into MMPPETIPDPTSRPRMRGFAARAGLEQAWAWIDARSSARDAETVETREAVDRHAASDITAGCDLPPADRVAADGFAVRAADTVGASDYNPIPLGLSCPPVAVSVGDAVPPGTDAVAAVDQIRSDFGMIELVASVAEGEGIERRGDDVVAGTIVLAAGRRVRASDAALLTALGIDTVAVVRRPVVRIVPVGRDVGDGGDLDSPMLAALVERDGGIAERRPAVPDGLAALRGALAEPGADLILVAGGSGLGETDRSAEALAAAGSLDIHGIALRPADSLALGMAGGVPVVVLPGQPARCFAGYEAVAGRAVRRMAGGNAGFPFPRATLVTARKIVSPGGWSDFCRVRLAGDGRVEPIGSGGLASLSSVARADGFVLVPADREGYPAGSAVTVHLFDLPAGD
- a CDS encoding YnfA family protein, producing the protein MAATFLLYAGAALAEIAGCFSFWASARLGKPALWLLPGMASLAAFAWILTRIDADFAGRAYAAYGGVYIAASLGWLWAVEGARPDRWDLAGTALCLAGAAVILFGPRNA